The genomic segment CCTCTAAAACCAAACGGGCAGCAGTAGTTTTGCCCACTCCCGGAGGGCCATATAAGATAACATGCTGTGGATACGGAGATGCCACTTTAGACATCAGGGCCTTAATTGCCCTCTCCTGGCCAACAATCTCTTCTAAACTAGTTGGACGAAGTAATTCCATTGCAGAGCGCGAAAGACCCCTCTGTTCCAATTTCTCCAATTCGGCATATTTTTTTAAAGTCTGAGGGTTATCAGCTCCTTCAGACTCCCGAACAATCTGTTTTTTAATCTCCTGAATATACTCATTATGCTTCTCCTGCATCTTTTCCGTAACCTGACGCTCAATTTTTTCTTCCACTGTCTTACGGGCAATAATATCGGCAATTCCATCTTCTATCTCTTCTAAAATTGCGGGAATCTCTTTTTCAGATGGAATCTCATCAATAGTAGGGTCTTCAAATACAATTCTCTGCAATGCTACTACCCGCTCTGCTAGATCAGTAGAACGCATCAGGTTTAAAGCTTCCAATTTTCCTGCCTTTAAAACAAGTTTATCTGCTCCATATAAATTCGAGAGCAAACTAAAAAGAACCGTAACCTGACGACGCAATTGATTTAACTCAAAATCCTTTTCAGTCATGCCGCTTTTTTTAAATATCCTCTGAATCAAATCTTTCATTTTTTGCCCCTTTCCTTCTAAACTAGGCTTCCACAACCTTCACCTTAAGTGTAGCAGTAACTTCCCGATGTAATTTGACATCAACTTTATGCATACCTAATTCCTTAATATTTTCTTTAAGTTCAATTTTCCGTTTATCTACATTAAAACCTTCCTTTTTTAAAGCTTTTGCAATATCTGAACTGGTTACAGAACCGAATAGACGGCCATTTTCACCAGCTTTAACCTTTATCTCAAATACATTTTTCTCCATCCTGGCCTTCAAATCTTGAGCCTCTTTTAATTCTTTCTCCTGTTTCTTTTTCTCAACTTTTTTCTTATGTTTCAAATCGGCCAGATTACCCTCAGTTGCTTCTTTTGCTAATCCTCGGGGAATCAAAAAATTACGACCGTAACCATCAGCAACTTCAACTACTTCTCCTTCTTTACCAACACCTTTAACATTTTTTAACAATATTACCTTCATACCTCCATCCCTCCATATAAAGATTATATATCAAATTTTGAGTACTGACAATCTTTATTTACCTAACAATTGATACCAACATTCCTATTCTTCCTGTTTTTTAAACCCCCTCAATTGAAAGAGGTTGTCTACAAGTCCTAATATAAAAAAGCTGATACTAAATAACATAATGCCTATAACGATTATCGTATTTCGAATCCATGAGTAAATTCCCCACTTATCACCATAATAAACTACAACTGCAATCCCTTCACTCATCAAAATAAAAGTCAAAATAAATATAACATTTACGGATACCGGGTCTTTTGGCATAATCTCGAAGAGAAAATATAGAAAAGCAATCCACCGAGGAAACATCCATTTTTTGATCGGTTTGAGCTTAGGAATATCAAAACCCCGATAGCGTAGTAAAGCGGCAGACAGATAATAGGTAATCAAACCGAAAAAAATAAATATAATAATAGTCATTCCCGGTATTATTGTCATTATATCATCCACAATCTTTCTTTTCAAATTAATCGGTATTTCAGTCCTTAAAATTTCTTCCCATATATTTACACTTTCTATAAACCATCCTTTCATAGATTGAATTATTCCATATCTATAAGCTAGATAATAAAATAATAAACCTGAAATACCTGAGGCAATTACTGAAATTAAAGCAGTTCGGGATGGTTTAATCTTTTCATAAAATGCTCCACCAATTGTTACTCCTAATAAACCAAAACTGATCAGAGCAATAACCAGACCCATAAAACCAAAAAATAAACTATTGAACATTCCTGTCCAAATAATAGCTAAAGTTCCCGAACGGTGTCCATATTTATTTAATAAATAAATATAAGGTAATGGCATTATAACAATCAAAAATATTAATTGAATTATCAATTCTGGAATCCGGACCACACCCAGGCTAAAAATCCCACCTAAAATTCCAACCAGAAATATGTCACGCCTTTCTTTAGCTTTTATTTCTTCACCCATTAGCCCAACACCCACCTTTTTAAAAATTCTTTCTATTCTGCAAATGGTCCTGTAAGGCACTTAAATCTCCAAACCATTTTTCAATTTCATGATGATCATCAATAAGTTTTTGGATTTGTTCATCTAATTCCTCTTCCAACCGTTCATAAGAAATTCCTAATCTTCGACTCAATGTATATGCAGCTATAATCAATCTAACCAATGCATTAATTATTTTTTTCTCTTGATTGGGGATCATGGCTTTAAAAAGAGATGAAACTCCATCTATCAATTCAGCCTTTAACCATTCAATAGTTTTTAAATTTTTTGTTATATTTAGTTTAAGATTTCCGTTTTGAATAGGCTTCATTCTTTTTCCCCTTTCGATTTCTAATTAACCACAGATACATTTCGTTAAAATATGGAGAAAGTCCTGCAATGTAAAGCAAAAACCTGAATTATAAAAATGGAGGTTAATAAATTAACCTCCATTTTTATAATTCTCATTATTCCACTGTAAAAGGTAGCAAAGCAATATTCCGGGCTCTTTTAATCGCTCTGGTCAATTGACGCTGGTGTCGGGCACAGTTACCGGAAATCCGACGAGGCAAAATTTTACCACGCTCAGTTATATATCTTCTAAGACGGTTAACGTCTTTATAATCAATAGCCTCTATCTTATCAAGACAGAAAGAACAAGACTTTCTGCGTCTTTTTCTTCCACGGGCCATTACCATTTTCCCTCCTTTAGATTAGAATGGAACATCGATATCATCATCAAAACCATTAAATTCCTGATCATCATAGTCATTTGAAGAAGATGTATTCTTAGGCCAATCTAAAAAACGTACACTATCAGCAACAACCTCTACCGCTTTACGCCGAATACCGTTGCTGTCGTCATAGGAGCGAGTTTGCAAACGTCCTTCTACTGCAACTAAGCGTCCTTTACCTAAATGGTTGGCACATGTTTCAGCCAACTTACGCCAAATAACAATATCAATAAAATCAACATCACGTTCACCACTTTGATTAGTAAAAGGACGCTCCACTGCAAGGGCAAAAGTAGCTACTGCAATACCGCTGGTAGTATAGCGGAGTTCAGGATCCCTTGTCAGACGCCCAATTAAAATAACCCGATTTAACATTTGCAAACCCCTCCTTAAAAATGCAATTCTTTAAAACTAGTCATCCAGACGAACAATAATATGTCTCAAAACATTATCCATAATCCGGAAGTTTCTTTGCAACTCAGCAACGGTTTCAGAAGTACCATTAAACTGGATTACGGAGTAGTAACCGGAATTATGTTTTTTAATCTCATAAGCCAGTTTCCTAACTCCCCAGTTATCAACATTAACTACTTCACCGTTGTTGTTGGTAATAATACCTTTGATCTTTTCGATCAATTCCCCAATTGCTGATTCTTCCAGTTCCGGATTAAGGATAAAGGTAGTTTCGTACTTTCTCATTCCTTTCACCTCCTCCATTTGGCCGTATGGCTCCATATCCATAGTACGGAGCATGGATAGTTTATAACATTGGCATTATACCATTATTTGTCCTCATTTGTCAAGTATTAATTATCTAATTGGAAAAATCAGTTATGCGGAATATGAGTTATAATTTCACATGTTTTAAATGATTTTACTGCAAAAAGCTAATTTTTCACTTCAAAAGAAATTTTTCGAACCATCTAAAATTCGATTTCAATCGAAATAAGACACACTAATCAATGGGTCCTCCTGGCCCTTGATTAACTCATCACATCCTGTGATGAGGCCTTATTTCGACTGAAATCTCACTAAGATGGTTTAACGAAAAATTTCTATGGCACTCAAAATTAGCTTTTTGCAGTTTAATCATTAATTTTAATATTCATTATATATTCCTTCAGTTTTACTTTTTTTATTAATATATTTAAAAAGCAATATACCGACTACTAAATATAATAAACTATTTAAGCATAATGAAAATATTTGACTAATAGATACACTTTCATTATTTATTAATCTTTGAGAAATTAATATCCCATTTGTTAATGGCAAAGTTTTGCTAATAAATCTGACTAATTTTGGCATATTGTCGATATTAACTATTGCCCCTGTAAAAAATAATAGGATATAGGACAAAATAGATTCAAAAGAAGCTGTTTTAGTAAATCTGAGGGTTAAACCTGCTAATAACAAGCTAAAACCTAATAACCCAGTTAATGTAATTATTAATATTGGAACTACTTTTATATCAAATACTATATTTATAGGTAATGTCAATTTAATGATTAATAATAAGATAATAGCTTTAATTGATGTAATCATTAACCATACTAAAGTTTTTACCAAACATATAACTTCTAATGATACTGGTTTTAAAATCAATTGTTCTAATGTACCTATTTGTTTTTCAAAGGATATCGAAACAGACGCTTCACTTATCACATTACTTACAAAAAACCAATATAAAAATCCAATATAATAACTGTCATCAATCATACTATTATTTCTAAATCCAAGGAAAAAACCTGTGAAAAAAATATAAGTTACAATTATATTTACTATATGATCGGGATAATAGGTTTTTATTTCAATCCAATATTTATTTAACTCAGCTTTGAAAATATTAAATAGATTCAACCTTATCACTCCCAGGTTTTAAAAAAGTATACATAATATCTTCTAAACTATTACTATCTTTAGAAACATTATTAATACAAATGTCATTTTTAATCATACACTCTAAAAATTTATTTATGAAATTATAATCATCAACATAAGCTTCTATTTGTGTAGTATTTCCACTATAAGTAATGTTAAATTTATTAAAATAATTTTTAATATAACTCTCGTCCAAAATTTTTTCTACCTTAATTATGTATTTATTATTTGAATATATTTTTTTTAAACTAAAAACTGTATCTAAAAATTCTATTTTGCCTTTTTTTAGTATTAATACTCTATCTGCTACTTTCTCAATAACATCCAATTGATGTGAAGTAATGATAACTGTTACATTATCATTCCTTGAAAGATATCGTATCTTTTTAATCATATCTCTTTTAGACAACACATCTAACCCTAAAGTTGGTTCATCTAAAAACAATATTTTAGGTTCATGTAACAATGAAATTATAATTGCTAATTTTTGCTGCATACCTCTAGAAAAATTTCCTACTTTTTTATCTTTTTCATTATATAATCCAAAAAAACCCAACAATTCATTAGCCCTGTTTTCAATTGTATTTTTATTCAACCCCAACAGTCTACCAAAATAATATATATTTTCATACGCTGATAAATACCAATAAAGATTTCTATTTCCTTCAAGAACTACTCCTATTTTTTTATAATAATCTTTACCCATCATTGTAATGTTTTTGCCCTGATATAAAATTTCTCCTTTCGATGGGGTTAGTAAATTTGTCATCAATTTTATTAAAGTAGTCTTTCCTGCACCGTTCTCCCCTAAAATACTAAAAATTTCTCCTTCATTTACGTGAAAATTAATTGAATCTAGTGCTAGTTCTTCCTTTCTATTATTCCTGTAAACCTTGGTTAAATCATTTACTTTTAATATCATTCTTAATAACTCCTTTTCTCTTTCTGTTTCTTGTTAGTTACCAACCCAAGTTTGATTGGCTCAAGATTCGATACCGTTCCCTTTATTGAATTAGAAAAAATAAAAAACACTGCCAGCATCCTCAAAAAATATTATCCTTTAGTTATGCCAATAGCTAAAGGAGGTAATAGAAAGAATGCTAACAATGGAACAAGTATATTCTATCAAAAAACTTATTGAAAAGGTATTTTTGAGAAAAATTGCCAAAATTACTGGACATGATTTTAAAACTATCAAAAAGTATATTGAAAAAGAAGTTTCTAACTCATAACCTCTAAATTCTCCTTTCGTTAATCGACAAAGTTCATATACATTACAGCCCAATGTGTTTCGCCTAACGTATTGCGATTGACAAACCGCATACCCACTACTATCGGAAGTACCTCTATACATTTTTCTCCATCTTTAAAATAGAAAATTTTATCCTTATACCATTCACTTATTAAATTAAAACCTATTTCTTTTGCTAATTCCTTGAAATACTCGCTATTCTGCTGTTTATCCCATTTTACTCCATATCTAGTTTCTATTTCTTCATCTGGAAGGAATAATTTCAAAAAACTAAAAAAAACAAACTAATAACTCAAGAACTTCAGGAAGACCTATATCTGGTTATTCTTTAACAAATAAAGAAGTAAAAAGTTCCTGATGAACAGATTGAAGAGTGGTTATGTGAATTTATTGTAGGTGATGAATTCCCTTATGGATACCGCAAATTAACAGCATGTCTTCAACAGGATTATGACTTTCAAATCAATCATAAAAAAGTTTATAGATTTTGCAAGGAACTAAATATCCTTAAGACCACAGCGTAAAGTTAAAAAGAAACACCCTCGAAGATTAGCAAAAAGGAATAAGATAGATTCATCAAATCAACTCTGGGAAATGGATATAAAATAGGGAGTCAGTCCGTCAGCGATGCCTGAAATAGCATATATCCCCATCTTTAACAAGATAATCTTTCCCCTCTATGCGCAACTTCCCTTCTTCCCTGGCTTTTGCTAATGAACCCAATTGATCAAGATCAGCAAAATTAATTACTTCAGCACAAATAAAACCTTTCTGCATATCGGTGTGTACTTTTCCAGCAGCTTCCGGTGCTGTAGCTCCATCTTCTAATGTCCAGGCATGTACTTCATTATCATTTCCTGTAAAGAAAGTAATCAGGTCCAAAAGTTGATAACTGGCCTGGATTAATTGATCAAGACCTGTCTTTTCAATTCCCAGTTCTTTTTTAAATAAACTGGCCTCTTCAGGTGTTAATTCAGCCAGATCAG from the Anoxybacter fermentans genome contains:
- the rplI gene encoding 50S ribosomal protein L9, which codes for MKVILLKNVKGVGKEGEVVEVADGYGRNFLIPRGLAKEATEGNLADLKHKKKVEKKKQEKELKEAQDLKARMEKNVFEIKVKAGENGRLFGSVTSSDIAKALKKEGFNVDKRKIELKENIKELGMHKVDVKLHREVTATLKVKVVEA
- a CDS encoding ABC transporter ATP-binding protein — protein: MILKVNDLTKVYRNNRKEELALDSINFHVNEGEIFSILGENGAGKTTLIKLMTNLLTPSKGEILYQGKNITMMGKDYYKKIGVVLEGNRNLYWYLSAYENIYYFGRLLGLNKNTIENRANELLGFFGLYNEKDKKVGNFSRGMQQKLAIIISLLHEPKILFLDEPTLGLDVLSKRDMIKKIRYLSRNDNVTVIITSHQLDVIEKVADRVLILKKGKIEFLDTVFSLKKIYSNNKYIIKVEKILDESYIKNYFNKFNITYSGNTTQIEAYVDDYNFINKFLECMIKNDICINNVSKDSNSLEDIMYTFLKPGSDKVESI
- a CDS encoding ABC transporter permease, whose product is MNLFNIFKAELNKYWIEIKTYYPDHIVNIIVTYIFFTGFFLGFRNNSMIDDSYYIGFLYWFFVSNVISEASVSISFEKQIGTLEQLILKPVSLEVICLVKTLVWLMITSIKAIILLLIIKLTLPINIVFDIKVVPILIITLTGLLGFSLLLAGLTLRFTKTASFESILSYILLFFTGAIVNIDNMPKLVRFISKTLPLTNGILISQRLINNESVSISQIFSLCLNSLLYLVVGILLFKYINKKSKTEGIYNEY
- a CDS encoding MazG-like family protein, translating into MKPIQNGNLKLNITKNLKTIEWLKAELIDGVSSLFKAMIPNQEKKIINALVRLIIAAYTLSRRLGISYERLEEELDEQIQKLIDDHHEIEKWFGDLSALQDHLQNRKNF
- the rpsF gene encoding 30S ribosomal protein S6, which gives rise to MRKYETTFILNPELEESAIGELIEKIKGIITNNNGEVVNVDNWGVRKLAYEIKKHNSGYYSVIQFNGTSETVAELQRNFRIMDNVLRHIIVRLDD
- a CDS encoding DUF2232 domain-containing protein, whose amino-acid sequence is MGEEIKAKERRDIFLVGILGGIFSLGVVRIPELIIQLIFLIVIMPLPYIYLLNKYGHRSGTLAIIWTGMFNSLFFGFMGLVIALISFGLLGVTIGGAFYEKIKPSRTALISVIASGISGLLFYYLAYRYGIIQSMKGWFIESVNIWEEILRTEIPINLKRKIVDDIMTIIPGMTIIIFIFFGLITYYLSAALLRYRGFDIPKLKPIKKWMFPRWIAFLYFLFEIMPKDPVSVNVIFILTFILMSEGIAVVVYYGDKWGIYSWIRNTIIVIGIMLFSISFFILGLVDNLFQLRGFKKQEE
- a CDS encoding single-stranded DNA-binding protein, which encodes MLNRVILIGRLTRDPELRYTTSGIAVATFALAVERPFTNQSGERDVDFIDIVIWRKLAETCANHLGKGRLVAVEGRLQTRSYDDSNGIRRKAVEVVADSVRFLDWPKNTSSSNDYDDQEFNGFDDDIDVPF
- a CDS encoding transposase; amino-acid sequence: MVGDEFPYGYRKLTACLQQDYDFQINHKKVYRFCKELNILKTTA
- the rpsR gene encoding 30S ribosomal protein S18, which encodes MVMARGRKRRRKSCSFCLDKIEAIDYKDVNRLRRYITERGKILPRRISGNCARHQRQLTRAIKRARNIALLPFTVE